The Brevibacillus brevis genome contains a region encoding:
- a CDS encoding DEAD/DEAH box helicase: MNVKKNIAAILDHIKTDERFRDNIAHWRVIPAREAKSVPFPSELDGRIRDALTNRGIPSLYTHQETSFRHVREGKHIVAVTPTASGKSMCYHLPILQTLSEDTQARALYLFPTKALAQDQKSELHELITEMGLSIKSETYDGDTPANIRQMVRKAGNIVITNPDMLHSAILPHHTKWVSFFEHLKYIVIDELHTYRGVFGSHVANVIRRLKRICAFYGSHPQFICTSATIANPKQLAEALTEEEVELVNNNGAPSGIKHFLFYNPPVVNKQLNIRRSATLEARDITEQFLTNGIQTILFARSRVRVEILLTYLQELIRRKLGPKTIQGYRGGYLPSQRREIERGLRNGDIMGVVSTNALELGVDIGQLQACVITGYPGSVASTWQQAGRAGRRQGESVVVMVGSSTPLDQYVIANPEYFFDRSPETARINPDNLIILVDHLKCAAYELPFREGDTFGRAEIVEILEFLTEEQVLHYSRGKWFWMNDSFPAHNISLRSASQENVVIIDISERGNERVIGEMDRFSSMTLLHDEAIYLHQGTQFQVEKLDYEEKKAYVREVQVDYYTDANLAVSLKVLEQDQSRRHAQSTLAYGEVAVNAMATIFKKIKFETHENIGSGPIHLPEEELHTNAAWIGFSEALLGEIGTEDVERGLVGLAHVLQHVAPLFVMCDPMDLHVIPQRKAVHSQEPTIFLYDRYPGGIGLSEQVYKEMETILTQAERMIVSCPCESGCPSCVGATDDGSKGLAMTLLRIAQGGSTYVS, encoded by the coding sequence ATGAATGTGAAAAAAAATATCGCAGCCATATTGGATCACATAAAAACAGACGAACGATTTCGCGATAACATTGCGCATTGGAGGGTCATTCCTGCTCGTGAAGCAAAGTCTGTTCCATTTCCGAGTGAACTGGACGGACGCATTCGAGATGCCCTGACGAATAGAGGCATTCCCTCCTTATACACGCATCAAGAAACGTCTTTTCGCCATGTGCGCGAAGGCAAACACATCGTAGCGGTTACGCCCACGGCTTCAGGCAAAAGCATGTGCTATCATTTGCCGATTCTCCAGACGTTATCGGAAGACACGCAAGCGCGGGCTCTTTACTTATTCCCAACCAAGGCCTTGGCGCAGGATCAAAAGTCAGAGCTGCACGAGCTGATTACGGAAATGGGTCTTTCGATCAAGTCCGAAACATACGACGGTGATACGCCTGCAAATATCCGGCAGATGGTACGCAAGGCAGGAAATATCGTCATCACCAACCCAGACATGCTGCACTCCGCCATTTTGCCCCATCACACCAAGTGGGTGTCCTTTTTCGAGCATCTCAAATACATCGTCATTGACGAGCTGCATACATATCGCGGCGTTTTTGGCAGTCATGTCGCCAATGTCATTCGGCGGTTGAAGCGCATTTGCGCCTTTTATGGAAGTCATCCGCAATTCATTTGCACATCGGCTACCATCGCCAACCCGAAGCAATTGGCGGAAGCCCTGACAGAAGAAGAGGTAGAGCTGGTCAACAACAATGGAGCTCCGTCTGGCATCAAGCATTTCCTTTTCTACAATCCGCCTGTGGTCAACAAGCAGCTCAATATTAGACGCAGTGCCACATTGGAGGCGCGAGACATTACCGAGCAGTTTTTGACCAATGGTATTCAGACGATTCTGTTTGCGAGAAGCCGTGTACGTGTAGAGATTTTGCTCACGTATTTGCAGGAGTTGATTCGCCGCAAGCTCGGGCCAAAAACGATCCAAGGGTATCGCGGCGGCTATTTGCCGAGCCAGCGCAGAGAGATCGAACGCGGCTTGCGCAATGGCGACATTATGGGCGTGGTCAGCACCAATGCGCTGGAGCTCGGGGTAGATATCGGGCAGTTGCAGGCATGTGTCATTACTGGCTATCCGGGCTCGGTCGCAAGCACATGGCAGCAGGCAGGACGGGCGGGAAGACGGCAGGGAGAATCCGTCGTCGTTATGGTCGGCAGCTCCACGCCGTTGGATCAGTATGTGATTGCCAATCCGGAGTACTTTTTCGACCGCAGTCCTGAGACAGCGCGGATCAATCCCGATAACCTGATCATTTTGGTCGATCATCTCAAATGTGCGGCATACGAGCTGCCGTTTCGTGAGGGAGATACATTCGGTCGCGCGGAAATCGTAGAAATTCTGGAGTTTTTGACCGAGGAACAGGTCTTGCATTACTCGCGGGGCAAGTGGTTCTGGATGAACGATTCGTTCCCGGCCCACAACATCAGTCTGCGGTCAGCCTCGCAGGAAAATGTCGTGATCATCGATATCAGTGAACGGGGAAATGAGCGTGTCATCGGGGAAATGGACCGGTTCAGCTCCATGACGCTTTTGCATGACGAGGCTATCTACCTGCATCAGGGGACGCAGTTCCAGGTGGAAAAGCTGGACTACGAAGAAAAGAAGGCGTATGTCCGGGAAGTCCAAGTCGATTATTACACGGACGCCAACTTGGCCGTCTCGCTGAAGGTATTGGAGCAGGATCAGTCCCGTCGTCATGCGCAGAGCACCTTGGCATATGGCGAAGTGGCTGTGAATGCGATGGCGACGATCTTTAAGAAAATCAAGTTCGAGACGCATGAAAACATCGGCTCGGGACCGATTCATTTGCCGGAAGAGGAGCTGCATACAAATGCGGCGTGGATCGGTTTTTCTGAAGCGCTGCTCGGCGAGATTGGGACAGAGGATGTGGAACGCGGCTTGGTCGGTTTGGCGCATGTGTTGCAGCACGTAGCTCCGCTGTTTGTCATGTGCGATCCGATGGACCTGCACGTGATACCGCAACGAAAGGCCGTTCATTCGCAGGAGCCTACGATTTTTCTGTACGACCGTTATCCGGGAGGCATCGGCTTGAGCGAGCAAGTGTATAAGGAAATGGAGACGATTTTGACACAGGCAGAGCGGATGATTGTCTCTTGCCCGTGTGAGTCAGGATGTCCATCTTGTGTGGGAGCGACAGATGACGGCAGCAAGGGGCTAGCCATGACCTTGCTGCGAATTGCTCAAGGAGGAAGTACTTATGTCTCTTAA
- a CDS encoding ribonuclease H-like domain-containing protein, producing MSLKSKLQRMKGHLSLETDKAVAPAVESEPPIHEKDSGEELRAAVPAASSAELQIPLADKWKEMQASPYIWDDEYVMIREVRYPIDQQHGAYAFSELHEAIRMWETAGREHPLSAAGRKPEDLLFFDTETTGLSGGAGNAIFLLGYSRFEGEHVVVRQHFLPGPHAEVTLYQSFLEQAQRSSHLVTFNGKSFDWPQVRTRHTLVRDQVPALPTFGHFDLLHGARRLWKAELESCRLGIIEQEKLDVFREDDLPGYLAPVRYFDFLHAQDPDVIEGVLRHNETDVLSLITMYIHMTRLLVGQGSVTVSPEESYEIARWYDALGDQEAAMAGYRLVADSDHAWSNRAKLAIGYLHKKQKDWQQALTVWESCIQSTGYVPEEVYIEAAKLYEHQLKDWEKALHYTRHAYEQWKKRGSLLRNRSKADAEAYRKRIDRLETKLRGNEAEEESLLSGFLDWADEQE from the coding sequence ATGTCTCTTAAATCCAAGCTGCAACGGATGAAGGGACATCTCTCTCTGGAAACGGACAAAGCGGTAGCGCCAGCAGTCGAATCGGAACCGCCCATTCACGAGAAAGATTCGGGGGAAGAGTTGAGGGCAGCTGTACCAGCGGCTAGCAGCGCAGAGCTACAGATCCCTCTTGCCGACAAGTGGAAGGAAATGCAGGCATCGCCCTACATCTGGGATGACGAGTACGTTATGATTCGCGAGGTTCGCTATCCGATCGATCAGCAGCATGGGGCTTACGCCTTTTCCGAGCTGCATGAGGCGATTCGTATGTGGGAAACGGCTGGTCGAGAGCATCCGCTGTCCGCTGCGGGCAGGAAACCAGAAGACTTGTTGTTTTTCGATACGGAGACGACAGGGCTGTCAGGTGGGGCAGGCAATGCGATTTTTCTTTTGGGATACAGTCGCTTCGAGGGGGAACACGTCGTGGTGCGCCAGCATTTTCTCCCGGGCCCGCATGCAGAGGTGACGTTGTACCAATCGTTTTTGGAGCAAGCACAAAGGTCCTCGCATCTGGTGACCTTTAACGGGAAGTCCTTTGACTGGCCGCAAGTGCGAACGAGACATACGCTGGTGCGCGATCAAGTGCCTGCTCTGCCTACCTTTGGTCATTTTGACCTGTTGCACGGGGCGAGGAGACTGTGGAAGGCGGAGCTGGAATCGTGCCGATTGGGCATCATCGAGCAGGAAAAGCTGGATGTTTTTCGCGAGGATGATTTGCCCGGCTATTTGGCACCGGTGCGGTATTTCGACTTTTTGCATGCCCAAGACCCTGATGTTATCGAGGGCGTGCTGCGGCATAACGAGACAGACGTCCTGTCTCTGATCACGATGTATATTCACATGACGCGGCTATTGGTAGGGCAAGGGAGTGTAACGGTATCTCCCGAGGAAAGCTACGAAATTGCCAGATGGTACGATGCGCTTGGGGATCAGGAAGCTGCGATGGCAGGCTATCGTCTCGTCGCCGACAGCGATCATGCGTGGAGTAACCGGGCCAAGCTCGCTATCGGTTATCTGCACAAAAAGCAAAAGGATTGGCAGCAAGCCTTAACTGTTTGGGAGTCGTGCATTCAGTCCACCGGATATGTACCGGAAGAGGTGTATATTGAGGCTGCCAAGCTGTACGAGCACCAGTTGAAGGATTGGGAGAAGGCTTTACACTATACAAGGCATGCGTATGAGCAGTGGAAGAAGCGCGGGAGTCTGTTGCGAAACAGGTCCAAGGCCGACGCAGAGGCGTATCGCAAGCGGATTGATCGGTTAGAAACAAAGCTACGCGGGAATGAAGCGGAAGAAGAGAGTCTGTTGTCCGGATTTTTGGATTGGGCGGATGAGCAAGAGTGA
- a CDS encoding RCC1 domain-containing protein, translated as MFRLMLVMVSVCFALFSTFLSVQAAEAPGKKTPKIVAIATGAGHSLVLDDQGDIWGWGDSYYGQVGNWADLEGKGEEWHILRPTKAKHRVDGAVSLSAGINFSTALTKEGDVFSWGSNQNLALGFLPIELETNPIPEKLKEISDVKQVVASYARTTVRKSDGTVWVWGSRVWGQQLDDPGTTQESYKEFEKRLAEYRAALSTWGEKSMYEYIVQVKGVDRVVSIADGFSHTLALKEDGTVWSWGQESRGQLGNGSTNHNLLPTKVKGLENVTAIAAGFSLHNLAVKKDGTVWAWGNNNYGQLGDGTKTNRFLPVQVKGLTDVVSVAVGNEQSFAIKKDGSVWAWGRNTQGRLGLGTNTMENMIPAKVVGLTDVIAISSGYHHVLALKKDGTVWSWGVNESGQIGDGTQTRYGTSPETSDYHDKKVPVKVEFGLQMLTTTKPT; from the coding sequence ATGTTTCGATTGATGCTTGTCATGGTATCCGTTTGCTTCGCCTTATTTTCGACCTTCCTTTCAGTACAGGCTGCTGAGGCACCAGGTAAGAAAACCCCGAAAATCGTAGCAATTGCTACGGGTGCGGGTCATTCGTTGGTGCTTGACGACCAAGGTGACATCTGGGGATGGGGAGATTCTTATTATGGACAAGTCGGGAACTGGGCGGATCTGGAAGGCAAGGGCGAAGAGTGGCATATTCTTCGTCCAACGAAAGCGAAGCATCGTGTGGATGGGGCCGTTTCCCTTTCAGCAGGAATTAATTTTTCTACTGCCTTGACCAAAGAAGGGGACGTCTTCTCGTGGGGAAGCAATCAAAATCTAGCTCTTGGCTTCTTACCAATTGAGCTTGAAACCAATCCGATCCCTGAAAAACTGAAAGAGATTTCAGATGTAAAGCAAGTAGTCGCTTCTTATGCCCGCACGACTGTTCGAAAAAGTGATGGTACCGTTTGGGTTTGGGGAAGCAGAGTGTGGGGACAGCAGTTAGATGATCCAGGCACTACTCAGGAAAGCTATAAGGAGTTTGAAAAGAGACTGGCCGAATACAGAGCGGCCCTTTCCACATGGGGAGAAAAGTCGATGTATGAGTATATTGTGCAGGTGAAAGGGGTTGATCGTGTCGTTTCCATAGCGGACGGTTTTTCGCATACACTTGCGCTGAAAGAGGACGGGACTGTCTGGTCATGGGGGCAAGAAAGCCGTGGTCAATTGGGAAATGGCTCAACAAATCACAATCTTCTCCCGACAAAAGTAAAAGGACTTGAGAATGTAACCGCCATTGCGGCAGGCTTTAGTTTGCACAATCTAGCCGTGAAAAAGGATGGGACAGTCTGGGCGTGGGGAAATAACAATTATGGGCAACTTGGCGATGGTACGAAGACCAATCGCTTTCTTCCCGTACAGGTAAAAGGATTGACGGATGTTGTCTCTGTTGCAGTTGGCAACGAGCAAAGCTTTGCGATAAAAAAAGACGGCTCAGTTTGGGCGTGGGGGAGAAATACACAGGGAAGGTTAGGGCTCGGTACCAATACCATGGAAAATATGATCCCTGCAAAAGTCGTTGGGCTAACGGATGTGATAGCCATTTCTTCAGGTTATCATCATGTTCTCGCCCTCAAAAAAGACGGGACGGTCTGGTCTTGGGGAGTAAATGAAAGTGGTCAAATTGGCGATGGAACCCAAACGAGATATGGAACAAGTCCCGAGACGAGTGACTATCACGATAAGAAGGTGCCGGTAAAAGTGGAGTTTGGTTTACAGATGTTGACAACAACGAAACCAACATAA